The Candidatus Defluviibacterium haderslevense DNA window TTAACTGTATCTAATGTATCAATCTGGGCTACTATCGCTCCTACAGTCAGATCATCCCCTTCCTTAGCCATTTGAATAAGCTTGCCAGCTACTTCTGCTGGAAGTTCGAAAGTTGCTTTATCGGATTCAAATTCGCATAATAACTCATCCAATTTAACCATCGAACCATTTTCCTTAAGCCACTTAGAAAGACTTACTTCAGTTACAGATTCCCCAATGGACGGAACCTTTATATCAATTATTGCCATAGTTTTATATTACTTCACAAAGATATCACTATGTCAATGGATATCGAACTTAATTCCAACTATTCTAATTATCAAAATCTTAATTATTGGGGAATGGGCCAATTCAGTTTATTTTTTAGTGAAATGTTTTAGATTTGCAATTCGTGGAGACATTGAATACAAATAAGAAATATCATTCTAAATTACTTTTGGTTGGTGAATATGCACTTTTAGTGGGTGGAGATGCCTTAAGTATTTGTTATGACACTTTTTATGGTGTGTGGCAATATGGAGTCCATGAATATCCCAGTTTGCATCCTTTATTGCATTATATTCGGAATCATGAAACTTTAAGTAAGATTATATTGCACTCTCAATTTGAAAATGAATTGTCTAAAGGATTGTTTTTCAAAAGTAATATTCCGGAAGGCTATGGATTAGGAAGTAGTGGGGCGTTGTGTGCAGCAGTTTTAGATCAATTTTCAAAAGCTCATTTTAAAGAATTAAATGAAATCAAATCGATTCTTGGAATGATGGAATCTTTTTTTCATGGACAGAGTTCCGGTTTAGATCCTTTAGTTTCTTATATGGATAAAACCTTATGGGTCAAGCACACTGGCTACGTTGAATTGATTCCTAATCATATTCAATTGAATGCAAAGAAATATTCTATTTCATTATATGATTCCGGCCAAAGACGTCATACAGAACAATTGGTAAATTTGTTTAAGGAAAAAATAAATTCAACTTTATTCCGTGAACTTTACCAACAAGAAATTATTCAAGTGAATCATCATTTAATTGATGCCTTATTAAATCAGCATGAAGATTTAGTCATTCAAAATTGGAAACAATTGAGTATAAATAGTCTTAAGATTTACGATGCATTTATTCCAATACATGTAAAAAAATATTGGCAACAAGGATTGGATATTAATGATTATTATCTTAAACTTTGTGGAGCTGGTGGTGGAGGTTATTTTTTAAGTTTGAAAACTAATCAGAGATAAGCTATGATTTACAATAAATAAATCAAGTTAAAAATATTCCTGTTTATTATTTAAGAAATAATTTTCTTCCAAGCCAAACAAAAAGACATATAATAGCAACTATTAAACACATAAATATAGTTAACCATTTCAGAATAGAACATGTCGAACTCATCCACACTAGAGTTGGTAATTGTTTGGGATAATTAGAAAGTAAGGTAATGATATTAATGTTTTCTAAATAATCAAAGGCACCGGCCAATAAAGGTAGTACGTTTAATTTCCATAAATTCGATTTTGAGCTTGTAACCAAGCTGAGTAAAAAACTTAACAATAAACCGTAAAGTATCATGTAGGTCAAGGGATAAACCGAATCAATGATAGATTCAATAAGTAAATAATATTTGCGACCTTGTTCACCTATGATATCAAATATGGTATATACATCTTCGGTAGTATAGCCTGTTATTTTGAGATCCAATACTTGTATTAAGTTATTTGGATCAATGATGTTTTTACAATAGGGCATAACGAACATTCCAAAAAACATATTGATAAGGAAAGCTAACAATATGTTTTTTGGTTTGGTGATTGCATGAAAAAAATTCGAAATATGAGTTATCATTTTAAATATGTTATAACCAAATAGCCCGAAAAAAAATGAACAATAATTTCTTTACTAGCAGTTTATTTTCCAAATAACCTACTTCCCAATTCGGGAAAACGAATGTATGCTGTTATTCCAATTACGATAGCAATTACGATATTAAGTGTAATGGGTAGATTTCCTTGAAAGTGAGCCATTATTGTACCACCCATATATCCCACTAAAAGTAAAGTTCCTAATACTCCGGTTCTTGGAATCAGAAATAAAATAATGCATAATAACTCAGTTATTCCAATCCCAATTCGGTGTGTATCATTTAATCCAAATTTCTGAAAACCTTCCATAACTTCTGCAGATCCAGATAATTTACCGAAAGCACTAAAAATAAATAGTGCAGCTATAAAGCCTGATAAAACCCAACCGATAATGCTTTTTGTTTTTTTTGTCATGTTTGTTTTTTTTAATATAAGTAATAAATAATTTTAAAATTAATATGGATGTATTAATTATTCATGGAATGAGTTTCTTAAGGTATAATATTACATTTTGTCAAATCATTTTGTAATCCTAATCGATGTTTGTAAGGGTTACATTGAATGGCCTAACTTAATCAAATGTATTACTTTCCCGAATACGGAAATCCTCTATTACGCATCAAGGCTCCTATACTTGGATCTTTACCTCTAAAAGCTTTATATCCTTCTGCTTCGTCAACGGTATTCCCAACACTGAATACATGATCTCTTAATCGCTTTCCAACTTCTTTATCATAAGCTCCGCCGGCTTCTGTGAAGGCTTCATAGGCATCCGCACTCAAAACATCAGACCACAAATAACTATAGTATCCTGCGCTGTATCCATCGTCTGCAAAAATATGTGCAAATTGCGGTGTTCTGTGTCGCATAACGATTTCTTTTGGCATTCCCAAAGCTGCTAATTCCTTTTTTTCAAAAGCATCGGGGTCAATTTTTATTGCTCCTGCAAGATGCAGTTTCATATCAATTAATGCACTGGAAAGGTATTCCACTGTACTAAATCCCTTATTGAACGTAGCAGCTTTTTCAATTTTATCAACTAAATTTTTTGGAATGGCTTCACCTGTTTTATAATGCAATGCAAATTTATTTAAGATTTCTGGAGTGGATAACCAACGTTCTAAAATTTGTGATGGAAATTCTACATAATCTGTCGATACATTAGTCCCGCTTAATTTTGGATAAGTAACATTCGATGAAAGACCGTGCAATGCATGACCGAATTCATGAAAAAGAGTCCTTGCATCTTCAAAGGAAATCAATATAGGTTCACCTTCTTTACCTTTGATGAAGTTAGAATTATTAGAAACGATAGTCGTAATATCTCCATTGTTTCTACTTTGTTCACGATAAGCCGTCATCCAGGCGCCGGATCGTTTTCCTGTGCGAGCATATGGATCAAAATACCATAAGCCGATTTGTTTTCCACTTGTTTTATCGCTCACTTTCCAAACGCTTACATCCGGATGAAAAACCGGAACATCAGATAATGGTGTAAATTCAAAATTAAATAATTCTCCGGCCATCCAAAACATGCCTTCGCGCATTTTTTCAAGTTGAAGATAAGGCTTTACTTCATTTTCATCCAGATTGTATTTTGCTTTACGTACTTTCTCAGCATAATATCTGTAATCCCATGCTTCTATTTTGATTCCCTTTTTTTCCTGGTCAGCAATTTTTTGCATATCTGCTACTTCTTCCTTGACCCGTGCTACTGCTGGTTTCCAAACTTGTAATAATAAGTCGATAGCTTTCTCTGGGGTTTTAGCCATCTTATTACTGAGTCTCCAATGCGCATGAGTCGGAAATCCTAATAATGAAGCTCTTTCGGCGCGAAGTGCAAGTATTTCTGTGATTATAGAATTATTATCATGATCGCCACCATTATCGCCTCTATTAATAAACATGTGCCAGGCTTTTTCTCTCAATGACCTATCTGAACAATAGGTTAGAAACGGTTCAATGGATGATCTCGTATTGGCTACTAACCATCCAGTTTTATTTTTTGATTTTGCCATTTCGGCAGCATCATTTTTAATAGCATCCGGTAAATCTGCTACCTGTGCTTCTGTTAATTCCATGAATAGATCACCCTCATCACTCAATAAATTTTGACTGAATTTTGTATTTAATGAAGCCAATTTTTGATTGATATCTGCAACTTTTTTCTTAACAGCGGCATCTAATTGTGCACCATTATATACAAAATCAGTATAGTATTTCCATACCAATCGTTGTTGTTCTGAAGTTAATTTTTGTTTCTCAGGACTATTGTATACTACTTCTATTCTTTTAAACAGGGCTTCATTTTGATTGATTTGATCATTGAAAGCAGCAATAATGGGTTGCATTTCAGTATCAATAATTTGAAACTCAGGCGTATTCATATTAGAGCTCCAGATGTTAAATAGATTGAATACTCGTAGGTATGTTGATCCCGTAAGTTCCAAAGCTGCAATGGTGTTTTCAAATGTGGGAGTATCAGGATTAGAAGTTATTTTAAGGATCTCCATACTGTCTTCAGCCATAGCAGCTAAAAGTGCAGGTTTAAAATCTGCAATGTTAATTTTATCTAGAGGTGGAATACCATTATAGGGTCCTGTCCATGGCTCTAATAATATATTTTTTGCAGCTGTGGCACTTTGGTCTTTCATTTCAGTAGATTTATTAGAAGTGCAACTTACAAAGCACATGAGGAAAAGGCCAACAATGCTCGCCTTAACAATTTCAAGAATATTAAATTTTGCGGTCATAATATAGAATTTAGTTTTGAGTTAAAAATTCAATAAAGATAAAATCTTTTAGTAATATACAAACCAATTTATCACTTTTATATTTGTAGGTTAGAAATGGTTATACTCCAAATTGTGTTAGATGGTGATTTAAATGTTTGTAAAACATATTATTCCATTCGGTTTTGTTTAAAACACCAAATGATAGTGATTTCTTTCCTTCAAAATGTTGTTCACCCAAGATTTGAGTTTTATTGATATAAGCTATAAGCCTGTTTTTTTCTTGGTTAAAATCTTTTCTACCTTTAATAATGAAGGCAGGTGCAGTAGGGTTATTTTTAGGATATGGGTCTTCCCCGACAACTCTTTTTTTGACAAAGGCTTTTAAGATCAGCTTTAATATAAAGTTGGGTTCGGGATGAATGTTTTCATAAGCCATTTCGTAGGTAACATTACAATGAGCAAGCATTTGATCTACAGTCATCACACCCCATTGTGCTTTTGTATCCGGATTTAACAGTTCTATTCGTTGAATGATCGAATCAGAAATGGCTTTGGTAAAAATATTTGGTAAGGCCATGGTAAATTATTTTTAATAATTATTTAAGTATTTAATCCAATTTTTATTAGCAGTAATATTTTTAGTCGGCAGATTATTTTTGGAAATAAAAATTAATGGATTAGAAGGTATTTAATTTGATTTTCATGATGATTTGTATAGTATTTAATAATGTACATTCCACTGATCAAATGATTCACATCAAGGGTTTCATTTGGATTTAATTTGAATGTGGTCATTAAATTTCCGGAAATGCTGTAGATGGTTCCAACTATTTCATGATCATATAAATTTGTAATTTGTTGATTGGCAATAACCAACCGACTATCTTTTTTAGAATCAAAGTTTTGGTTTACAGGACTTATACTAAAGGATTTCTGTTCGATTATTTTACTATTTTTCATGTATACTGCAGTACAAGAATTACAAATGCCCAATTCAGGAATGGTCATATAGGTCCAGAAGTATTGGAACCAAGCATTTTTGGGTTGAATATAATCATATCTGAATTTTAGTTCCTTGTTTTGATTATACCATAAGACTGAAGATGTATCTCCAGCTTTTAATCCGTATTGTAGATTCCAATAAGTAACAATTGGGTCTTTTTGTAGCGTGTAATTTCTAATATCGTGTTTTCTAAATCTTAATGTATCCAATACATGTAGGGTAGCAATTAATCCACTTCGCCAAATCTGAAAACTAGTATCATAAGGATCTTGTTGAGCCCAAAAACTATTGACATTACCACATGATCCTTCAAAGGGATCAATCACATACAAACTATCATACCACAATTCAAAATGTAAATGAGGATCACTGGCATCTCCGCTAGAACCCACTTCACCAATGATTTGACCAGGATAAACAACATCTCCGGGTTTTACTAAAATGGAATTCTTTTTTAAATGTCCATAATAGGTATAATATTTATCTCCATGTCTCAAGGCAACATAATTACCTAAACGTTTCGATGTATCAGCTATCGTTTCACGATCAAAAAGACCATCCTTAATGCTTGTAACAATTCCCGAATCTACAGCTTGAATGTATACACTCGAATCCATCTGTTGAAATCCACTAATTACAAAATCTGTCCCCAAATGACCTAAATACGTTTTGTCTCCACAATAAGCATCTGACAAAATTGAATCGCTCCAATTCACGTAGTTGACTATAATATAATCACGTCCATATGTTCCCACGACAGGTTGAAGAAATTTATGAATCGTATGTGTTTCGAATGCACCTGGTTCAGGAAGAAATTCAATGTCGCGGAGAATCTTTTGCGCTGGATGTGCGTATTCATGTATTGGTATCCATGAATTTTGAATTCCAAAATAGCTTTTTCCTGCATTGAATGAACTTGACTTTGAAGTTAATTTGTAATTTAATTTGCTCGGATCTACAAAACCAACTGAACTTATATTTTTAGCCTTTGTGTTTCCTATATCTTGAACTTGCTGTGGTATGTTGCTCATGATTTGTCCGGCTCCTGCAAAAATATTATTGAATAAAACCAATAGATTGGTTTTGGAATCAATGTTAATAAAATTGCCAGTTGATTTTTCATTTACAAGGGTATTATGACTCAGCACTAATTGTTGTAAACCTGGATTTGAGAGGCCCTCTAAACCATATGAAATGATTCCACTGTTCTGACTATTTGTTCCTTGCACGATGATGTTTCCTAAAATAATGGCTTGACCACCATTGGGAAGATCTATTTCATAACTGCCATCACCAGCTTCGGATGACAATTGATTATATTGAATGGTAGTAGCATACGCTCTTGATTTAATAAGATGCCCAACATGACTGTCATGTGAATAATTATACTGAAACAAAAGATGTTTTACATGATTGATATACAAATTATGGGATTGACCATCTCCATAACCGTTAAAGGCAAATTCACAATATTCTATAATGATTTGACTGTTGATATTATCACCTGCCAATATTCCATTTTCATTGTTATGAAAGTAACAAGATCTCACGACAAGATGTGTAGCTTCTAGACGAATTCCTGCTCCATTTTTATCCGGAACTTTACATTCCGAAAATTCAATATTTTCTATAATTGTTGAATCTCCCTGAATAACCCAAATCGCTTTTTGTCCATACGCCTTACCTTCAGACTTCAAATGAGCTTTTCCTCCTAATCCGTTAATGTATAAGTGATGAGCTTTCCATAGACACACATCTTGTGTATAAATACCAGCATCAATGAGTACAGTGTCACCATTTTGTACGAGTCCTGAAACAGCACTTGGTTTTTTGTAAGTTCGGGTATTTCCCACATTCCAAATGGTAGCATTTAATTGATTTAAAATAAAAAAAACACTAATAGAGCATATTATTTTTTTCATCGGTTAAATTTCGATTACAAATTGATTTGGTTCGTCTTATTGTGCTGTTAAATATTTATACTTCTTAGTTATCTTTGACAAATAAAAATAAATGCGGGAGGAATATTGAGCGCTACAAATTCGATTTTAATTTTAGTGAAAATTTTTTCGTATATTTTTTTAAGAACTAATGAATAGTGTAGCTGAACAAAAATACTAGTAGATGTCATTGCTTTGCGAACTTCTTTTAAAATTCCCTGAACTTCATCTTTTGGTAATATAACAAATGGAATGGCGGAAATAATGATATCTATATTTTTAATATTTCTTAATGCTAAATGTTTTTCAATAAATAATGCAGAATCTTCTATAATTTCCATCCTGTCATCTTTTATATTGCGAAGAATCAAACAAAATGCAGGATTGACCTCAAAGACAAGTAATCTGGCATTTGGGCTCATTTTTTCTAATATATGATGTGTTATAGCACCATCACCAGCTCCAAGTTCTACGATAACTTGTGAATGAACAAAGTCAATTTGATTGACCATCATTTTACTGACAAACTTGGAGGTTCTGGATACAGAACCTATGGTCTTCATATTTTTAATTCCTTCACGGAGGAAATCTAAATTTGCCATGTTCTGTATTTAATTTTGATTATAATATTTAATGATTGAAATCAAATCAGGATATGAAATCACATAATCAATGATATTTTTTCTATCGATTTTTTTACCATTAATAAATGGGACTATGGTCAGAGATTTATTAGATGATAAATCATCAAATTGTTTTTTTGCAGATTTGAAATCGTTGAAATTACCTATATAATAATTGAATTTATTATTTACAGGATTTTTTTCTACCCAAAATTTTATATTTTTTTGTAGAAATAATGGATGATTCAATACTTGTTCTGCGTCTCCTAGAAATATGGAATAACTTAAATGCTCTCGTAAGGTTCCGAACAAATTGGGTTTAGTATAAATAAGTGATGCATTTATTTTGGGTTGTAGATAATTTATATTAACTTCAGTAGTATCGCTTAACCATACCTTAAATTCAATTCTTTTATTATATTTATTTGCTAATCCATTGTTTAATCCATTGGGATCTATTTTAGATATTGGATAATCATTTCCTACACCTATCATTTTCAACCTTCCCAGAGATATGTTTTTTGAAACAAGGTAATCAGCTACCTGGATTGATTTTTTAACAGAAAAATACAAATTAATAGCGGTTGGACTTTCTTCATAAGAATGCCCTATAATTTCAAGATTGGTTTCAGGATAGATTTGCATCATAGAAACCAATTGATTTAAAATTTTTATATTTTTTTGATCATTAATAAAATTGTCGTCATTATAATTGATGGATTCTATAACGTATTCGCGAAGGCTTGGATTGGTATTGATTGGTGATTTGGAACTCAATACATCTGTTGTTGGATTAAAGGCTTTCATTGGAAGCAAAATATTGGAAAGTACAGATCCGTATGAAGGATAGATTTGTTCTTCTAACTCTTCTTTAAAATAGGCTATAAAAATATCTCTTTTTCCTTTGCTCCCATCTTTGCGGTCTGATGTGAAAATACCATTAAGGCCATCGCTATTCAATTTAAAATGTACATCATCACTGCAACTATTAATTGGAATTCCCAAATTTTCTACTTCAAGCCATTTACCCGATTCAGCTTGATATCTGGTTTTAAATATATCATAGCCACCAATGCTTTTTAAATTGTTCGATGAGAAATATAAGGTATGCCCATCTTTAGCAATGAAAGGTGTTATTTCATTAAAAGGAGTATTTATACTTGCACCTAGATTTATCGGTTCTATCCACTTATGATTTCTATAAACACTTAGATATAAGTCATATCCTCCAAATCCGCCAATTCTATTGCTGCTAAAAATCAAAATGGAATCTTGGAATAAACTTAAGCTATGATCTCCAATTTCACCAAAAAGAGGACTTTCAAATGGAATGAACTGGATGCGTTTATTTTGATTTGAGAATGTATCGGTGAGTATTTGTCCTTCAGATTCATTCCAACTTTGTAAAAATATAATTACAGAACCATTATTTGCAAAATCAAGCAAAATATCATTTCGGCTACTATTTAATAATGTGCTCATTTCACTTTTGGTAGACCATATTCCTTGATTTTCTTCAATTTTAAAAAGGTCCGATCTGATAATTCCTTCCTGTTTGTCAATTTCACCAATGTGATTTCTTTTTCCACCTTCATTGTCTTTAGTTACTGCACTGTAATAGTATCTACCCGGATGATGAATACTAGGAAAAGCAGCATACTCATCTTCAAGAGTATTAATATTACCTCCAATGGGTTCGACTAAAGCAATGGGATCCTTTTTATTCCATTGAATTCCATTGATACATCTGGTAATTTCATTTTTTATGTTTTGACATTCCAGATCATCTTTGTCAAGCGTTTTATAATATTTTTTGTATTGAGCAATTGCAGATCTAAAATTTCGTTTTTGTTGATAACATTTTGCTAAATACCAGCTACTTTGTTTTCGATATTTCTTTGAATCAGAAAGCAATTCAAAAGCTTTTATGCATTTATCTAAATCATTGACTTCAAAGAAACAAATGCCTGATTTATATATGGACTTATTACTTTTAATTAATTTGTCCCAGGATCTATCATAATAGATTGCGGCATTTCGATATTCTTTTTTATCAAAAAAATCATTGGCCGTTTTGAGTATACTAGAAGGGGATTGTGAATTTCCGATTCGTAAAAACGCTACAAAACATAAAATAAATAACATGTAGCCTGAAAAATTCATAGCTAATCAATTAGATGGTTTGGTTGACATCAAATTGTTCCAAATAATCCCCAACTTTTCTTAAAAATTTTCCACCTAAAGATCCGTCCACAACTCGGTGATCATAAGACAGAGACAAAAACATCATATGGCGAATTCCTATTAAATCTCCTGTAGGAGTCTCTATTACTGCTGGTTTTTTCTTGATGATTCCAGTGGCAAGTATTGCAACTTGAGGTTGATTAATTATCGGGGTCCCCATGACATTACCAAAACCACCAACATTGGTTATAGTAAAAGTACCATCTTGAATTTCTT harbors:
- a CDS encoding ribose ABC transporter permease; translated protein: MANLDFLREGIKNMKTIGSVSRTSKFVSKMMVNQIDFVHSQVIVELGAGDGAITHHILEKMSPNARLLVFEVNPAFCLILRNIKDDRMEIIEDSALFIEKHLALRNIKNIDIIISAIPFVILPKDEVQGILKEVRKAMTSTSIFVQLHYSLVLKKIYEKIFTKIKIEFVALNIPPAFIFICQR
- a CDS encoding peptidoglycan DD-metalloendopeptidase family protein; this translates as MKKIICSISVFFILNQLNATIWNVGNTRTYKKPSAVSGLVQNGDTVLIDAGIYTQDVCLWKAHHLYINGLGGKAHLKSEGKAYGQKAIWVIQGDSTIIENIEFSECKVPDKNGAGIRLEATHLVVRSCYFHNNENGILAGDNINSQIIIEYCEFAFNGYGDGQSHNLYINHVKHLLFQYNYSHDSHVGHLIKSRAYATTIQYNQLSSEAGDGSYEIDLPNGGQAIILGNIIVQGTNSQNSGIISYGLEGLSNPGLQQLVLSHNTLVNEKSTGNFINIDSKTNLLVLFNNIFAGAGQIMSNIPQQVQDIGNTKAKNISSVGFVDPSKLNYKLTSKSSSFNAGKSYFGIQNSWIPIHEYAHPAQKILRDIEFLPEPGAFETHTIHKFLQPVVGTYGRDYIIVNYVNWSDSILSDAYCGDKTYLGHLGTDFVISGFQQMDSSVYIQAVDSGIVTSIKDGLFDRETIADTSKRLGNYVALRHGDKYYTYYGHLKKNSILVKPGDVVYPGQIIGEVGSSGDASDPHLHFELWYDSLYVIDPFEGSCGNVNSFWAQQDPYDTSFQIWRSGLIATLHVLDTLRFRKHDIRNYTLQKDPIVTYWNLQYGLKAGDTSSVLWYNQNKELKFRYDYIQPKNAWFQYFWTYMTIPELGICNSCTAVYMKNSKIIEQKSFSISPVNQNFDSKKDSRLVIANQQITNLYDHEIVGTIYSISGNLMTTFKLNPNETLDVNHLISGMYIIKYYTNHHENQIKYLLIH
- a CDS encoding DUF1569 domain-containing protein; its protein translation is MALPNIFTKAISDSIIQRIELLNPDTKAQWGVMTVDQMLAHCNVTYEMAYENIHPEPNFILKLILKAFVKKRVVGEDPYPKNNPTAPAFIIKGRKDFNQEKNRLIAYINKTQILGEQHFEGKKSLSFGVLNKTEWNNMFYKHLNHHLTQFGV
- a CDS encoding DoxX family protein; the encoded protein is MTKKTKSIIGWVLSGFIAALFIFSAFGKLSGSAEVMEGFQKFGLNDTHRIGIGITELLCIILFLIPRTGVLGTLLLVGYMGGTIMAHFQGNLPITLNIVIAIVIGITAYIRFPELGSRLFGK
- a CDS encoding PD40 domain-containing protein; protein product: MNFSGYMLFILCFVAFLRIGNSQSPSSILKTANDFFDKKEYRNAAIYYDRSWDKLIKSNKSIYKSGICFFEVNDLDKCIKAFELLSDSKKYRKQSSWYLAKCYQQKRNFRSAIAQYKKYYKTLDKDDLECQNIKNEITRCINGIQWNKKDPIALVEPIGGNINTLEDEYAAFPSIHHPGRYYYSAVTKDNEGGKRNHIGEIDKQEGIIRSDLFKIEENQGIWSTKSEMSTLLNSSRNDILLDFANNGSVIIFLQSWNESEGQILTDTFSNQNKRIQFIPFESPLFGEIGDHSLSLFQDSILIFSSNRIGGFGGYDLYLSVYRNHKWIEPINLGASINTPFNEITPFIAKDGHTLYFSSNNLKSIGGYDIFKTRYQAESGKWLEVENLGIPINSCSDDVHFKLNSDGLNGIFTSDRKDGSKGKRDIFIAYFKEELEEQIYPSYGSVLSNILLPMKAFNPTTDVLSSKSPINTNPSLREYVIESINYNDDNFINDQKNIKILNQLVSMMQIYPETNLEIIGHSYEESPTAINLYFSVKKSIQVADYLVSKNISLGRLKMIGVGNDYPISKIDPNGLNNGLANKYNKRIEFKVWLSDTTEVNINYLQPKINASLIYTKPNLFGTLREHLSYSIFLGDAEQVLNHPLFLQKNIKFWVEKNPVNNKFNYYIGNFNDFKSAKKQFDDLSSNKSLTIVPFINGKKIDRKNIIDYVISYPDLISIIKYYNQN
- a CDS encoding M3 family metallopeptidase, which translates into the protein MCFVSCTSNKSTEMKDQSATAAKNILLEPWTGPYNGIPPLDKINIADFKPALLAAMAEDSMEILKITSNPDTPTFENTIAALELTGSTYLRVFNLFNIWSSNMNTPEFQIIDTEMQPIIAAFNDQINQNEALFKRIEVVYNSPEKQKLTSEQQRLVWKYYTDFVYNGAQLDAAVKKKVADINQKLASLNTKFSQNLLSDEGDLFMELTEAQVADLPDAIKNDAAEMAKSKNKTGWLVANTRSSIEPFLTYCSDRSLREKAWHMFINRGDNGGDHDNNSIITEILALRAERASLLGFPTHAHWRLSNKMAKTPEKAIDLLLQVWKPAVARVKEEVADMQKIADQEKKGIKIEAWDYRYYAEKVRKAKYNLDENEVKPYLQLEKMREGMFWMAGELFNFEFTPLSDVPVFHPDVSVWKVSDKTSGKQIGLWYFDPYARTGKRSGAWMTAYREQSRNNGDITTIVSNNSNFIKGKEGEPILISFEDARTLFHEFGHALHGLSSNVTYPKLSGTNVSTDYVEFPSQILERWLSTPEILNKFALHYKTGEAIPKNLVDKIEKAATFNKGFSTVEYLSSALIDMKLHLAGAIKIDPDAFEKKELAALGMPKEIVMRHRTPQFAHIFADDGYSAGYYSYLWSDVLSADAYEAFTEAGGAYDKEVGKRLRDHVFSVGNTVDEAEGYKAFRGKDPSIGALMRNRGFPYSGK